The following proteins come from a genomic window of Lycium ferocissimum isolate CSIRO_LF1 chromosome 4, AGI_CSIRO_Lferr_CH_V1, whole genome shotgun sequence:
- the LOC132053207 gene encoding uncharacterized protein LOC132053207 gives MKFFIELVACCGCSSNRAHRPAEDEEILVTADAEASFDHNNNIITYKKRRRRRRTLARSAGSLPEWKPSLSSISEDGIAANSSRNLKKKKVSVNQLHHHRRPQKPRIACLAQMVPAPFLI, from the exons ATGAAGTTTTTCATTGAATTAGTAGCATGTTGTGGCTGTTCATCAAATCGCGCGCATCGTCCTGCAGAGGATGAGGAAATCCTTGTTACTGCAGATGCTGAAGCGTCATTtgatcataataacaacatcattaCATATAAAAAGAGACGGCGAAGGAGACGAACGTTAGCGAGATCTGCTGGTTCATTGCCTGAATGGAAACCGTCACTTTCATCCATATCTGAAGATGGAATTGCAGCTAATTCCAGCAggaatttgaagaagaagaaggtctCTGTCAATCAACTCCATCATCATCGTCGTCCCCAGAAACCCAG GATAGCTTGCCTTGCTCAAATGGTTCCAGCacctttcttgatttga